One genomic segment of Amycolatopsis sp. WQ 127309 includes these proteins:
- a CDS encoding VOC family protein, whose translation MAYDFQVTVDSADPHVLADWWAETLGWAVEPTDEDFIREMIAKGYASDAETKMHNGALVWKTGAAIRHPDSPPEGPPKRVLFQLVPEPKTVKNRLHLDVWVGAANVDATVEKLTTRGAKFLHRGQQGPHSWVTVADPEGNEFCVS comes from the coding sequence ATGGCGTATGACTTCCAGGTGACCGTCGACTCAGCCGACCCGCACGTGCTCGCCGACTGGTGGGCCGAGACGCTCGGCTGGGCCGTGGAACCGACTGATGAAGACTTCATCCGCGAGATGATCGCGAAGGGTTACGCGAGCGACGCGGAGACGAAGATGCACAACGGGGCACTGGTGTGGAAGACGGGTGCCGCCATCCGGCACCCGGATTCCCCACCAGAAGGCCCGCCGAAGCGGGTGCTGTTCCAGCTGGTTCCGGAACCCAAGACCGTGAAGAACCGCCTCCACTTGGATGTCTGGGTAGGCGCGGCCAACGTCGACGCGACGGTGGAGAAGCTGACCACGAGGGGCGCGAAGTTCCTGCACCGCGGACAGCAGGGACCACACAGCTGGGTGACGGTGGCGGACCCGGAGGGCAACGAGTTCTGCGTGTCCTGA
- a CDS encoding CaiB/BaiF CoA-transferase family protein, whose protein sequence is MPPAPDGFRPLDGIKVVDLSRILAGPYCTQHLGEMGADVVKVEPPGHGDDTRGWGPPFVGDEAVYYLAANRNKRGIVLDLKSDRGRDALRRLVAGADVLVENFRPGTLEKWGIGYAELSAVNPRLIHVSITGFGQTGPYRDRAGYDLVAQALGGVMSLTGEPDGAPAKVGLPVADLNAGTWAIIGVLMALQARHTTGRGQYLDVSLLDSQLAWHVYAAGAVFYDAPRPRRMGSAHPSIVPYQAYPVSDGWLIIAVGSEKLWHAFCGVLGLDIAADPRFSSNAARAAHRDPLNALLEPVLLTRAAADWLKAFDEAGIPAAPINELDDVYADPWTAARDQVVRLPHPTVGTYVGNGFPVKASDTPARPTSAPPTLGQHTAEVLAELGYSEAEIAEFLE, encoded by the coding sequence ATGCCCCCTGCCCCTGACGGATTCCGGCCGCTGGACGGGATCAAGGTCGTCGACCTCTCCCGCATCCTCGCCGGGCCGTACTGCACGCAGCACCTCGGCGAGATGGGCGCCGACGTGGTGAAGGTCGAGCCGCCGGGCCACGGCGACGACACCCGCGGCTGGGGCCCGCCGTTCGTCGGCGACGAGGCCGTCTACTACCTCGCGGCGAACCGGAACAAGCGCGGGATCGTCCTCGACCTCAAGAGCGACCGCGGGCGGGACGCACTGCGCCGGCTGGTCGCCGGCGCCGACGTGCTCGTCGAGAACTTCCGCCCGGGGACGCTGGAGAAGTGGGGGATCGGCTACGCGGAGCTGTCGGCGGTGAACCCGCGGCTGATCCACGTGTCGATCACCGGGTTCGGGCAGACCGGGCCCTACCGCGACCGCGCCGGTTACGACCTGGTCGCGCAGGCCCTCGGCGGCGTCATGTCGCTGACCGGCGAGCCCGACGGCGCGCCGGCGAAGGTCGGGCTGCCGGTGGCCGACCTCAACGCCGGGACGTGGGCGATCATCGGGGTGCTGATGGCGCTGCAGGCCCGCCACACCACCGGCCGCGGCCAGTACCTCGACGTGTCCCTTTTGGACAGTCAGCTGGCCTGGCACGTCTACGCGGCGGGCGCGGTGTTCTACGACGCGCCGCGCCCGCGCCGGATGGGTTCGGCGCACCCGAGCATCGTCCCGTACCAGGCGTACCCCGTGTCCGACGGCTGGCTGATCATCGCGGTGGGCAGCGAAAAGCTGTGGCACGCGTTCTGCGGCGTGCTCGGCTTGGACATCGCCGCGGACCCGCGGTTCTCTTCGAACGCCGCGCGCGCGGCGCACCGGGATCCGTTGAACGCGCTGCTGGAGCCGGTGCTCCTGACCCGCGCGGCGGCGGACTGGCTGAAGGCGTTCGACGAGGCGGGCATCCCGGCGGCCCCGATCAACGAGCTCGACGACGTCTACGCGGACCCCTGGACGGCCGCGCGCGACCAGGTGGTGCGGCTGCCGCACCCGACGGTGGGCACGTACGTGGGCAACGGGTTCCCGGTGAAGGCGTCGGACACCCCCGCGCGGCCGACGTCCGCGCCGCCGACGCTGGGCCAGCACACCGCGGAGGTGCTGGCGGAGCTGGGTTATTCGGAGGCGGAGATCGCGGAGTTCCTGGAGTGA
- a CDS encoding helix-turn-helix domain-containing protein: MTPAVSAVDGSATTSPRRTPGASSSRKVLQLLLAFSERRWEASVAELAATIGTPVATTYRYVALLKELQLLEEGTAGHYHLTSQVMPLARAAQLANDLVRLAKPAMEEAARELGETVMLFQQFGDAAVCADRVECDRAMRFTFEPGHSVPLGLGASGKMLLALLPEIERDRRLPPIIDQYGTGVRDELKFAQENRFSVSSGEIDEGVWACSVPVPTMGRRPTVLTVAGPAARISEGARDDAITALRGYADRIQRTISSYSL, from the coding sequence ATGACGCCTGCCGTCAGTGCCGTCGACGGTTCCGCCACCACTTCCCCCCGCCGTACCCCCGGGGCCAGCAGTTCCCGGAAGGTCCTGCAGCTGCTGCTCGCGTTCTCCGAGCGCCGGTGGGAGGCCAGCGTGGCCGAGCTCGCCGCCACGATCGGCACCCCGGTCGCGACGACCTACCGCTACGTCGCCCTGCTCAAGGAGCTGCAGCTGCTCGAAGAGGGCACCGCCGGGCACTACCACCTGACCAGTCAGGTGATGCCGCTCGCGCGGGCCGCGCAGCTGGCGAACGACCTCGTCCGGCTGGCGAAGCCGGCCATGGAGGAAGCGGCCCGCGAACTCGGCGAGACCGTGATGCTGTTCCAGCAGTTCGGTGACGCCGCCGTGTGCGCGGACCGCGTCGAGTGCGACCGCGCCATGCGGTTCACCTTCGAGCCCGGGCATTCGGTGCCGCTCGGGCTCGGCGCGTCCGGCAAGATGCTGCTCGCGCTGCTGCCGGAGATCGAACGCGACCGGCGGCTGCCGCCGATCATCGACCAGTACGGCACCGGTGTGCGTGACGAGCTGAAGTTCGCGCAGGAGAACAGGTTCTCGGTCAGTTCCGGCGAAATCGACGAAGGTGTCTGGGCTTGTTCGGTCCCGGTGCCGACGATGGGCAGGCGGCCGACGGTGCTGACCGTGGCCGGTCCCGCCGCCCGGATCTCCGAAGGCGCCCGCGACGACGCGATCACGGCGTTGCGCGGCTACGCCGACCGCATCCAGCGGACGATTTCGTCGTACTCGCTGTAA
- a CDS encoding GNAT family N-acetyltransferase: protein MIRLARPDDLPALIDVEREAGQLFRDLGMAAIADDDPGSVAELSVYQADGRAWVSVDADDRPVAYLIAEVVDGRAHIEQVSVRPSHARRGLGSALIETLAEWAAERGLPALTLTTFTEVPWNAPYYERLRFRAVEDAEIGDGLRDIRRSEAARGLDTWPRVALIRPL, encoded by the coding sequence GTGATCCGGCTCGCGCGCCCCGACGACCTGCCCGCCCTGATCGACGTCGAACGCGAGGCCGGGCAGCTCTTCCGCGACCTCGGCATGGCCGCGATCGCCGACGACGACCCGGGCTCGGTCGCGGAACTGTCGGTCTACCAGGCCGACGGCCGCGCCTGGGTGAGCGTCGACGCCGACGACCGCCCGGTCGCCTACCTCATCGCGGAGGTCGTCGACGGACGCGCGCACATCGAACAGGTCTCGGTCCGGCCGAGCCACGCGCGACGCGGCCTGGGCAGCGCGCTGATCGAGACGCTCGCCGAGTGGGCGGCCGAGCGCGGTCTGCCGGCGCTCACGCTCACGACGTTCACCGAGGTGCCGTGGAACGCGCCCTACTACGAACGGCTGCGGTTCCGGGCCGTCGAGGACGCCGAAATCGGCGACGGGCTGCGTGACATCCGCCGCTCCGAGGCCGCCCGCGGCCTGGACACCTGGCCGCGCGTCGCGCTGATCCGTCCGCTCTGA
- a CDS encoding aspartate aminotransferase family protein has product MSAQPKHALWHPFADMGAVDGDRMVITRGEGSYVWDDAGRRYFDATASLWYANFGHGRPEITEAVGKQLRALDSYNLFGYNANEPAIELADRVAELAPTPGSKVFFGSGGGDVIDTAVKLARAYFAQTGRPEKVHVIGRTQGYHGTHGFGTAVGGIPANAAGVGPQPPEFSHVPFDDAGALEAEIQRVGASRVAAFFCEPVIGAGGVLLPPEGYIEAVAEICRRHDVLFVADCVIAAWGRLGTWFGIDRWSVQPDMITTAKGITGGTIPLGALVVAPRVAEPFFTGAPGAPIFRHGATYAGHPVACAAGLATLDIYERDGLIPRGRELEKPLADAVSGVSDHPLVAEVRAGLGFLAAVELTGDVMDADPGAPVKLQRACRDEGVIVRNLGRGIAVSPPLIAAEPELDLLATALPKALDRLR; this is encoded by the coding sequence ATGTCAGCACAACCGAAGCACGCCCTCTGGCACCCGTTTGCCGATATGGGGGCCGTCGACGGGGATCGGATGGTCATCACCCGCGGCGAGGGCTCCTACGTCTGGGACGACGCCGGGCGGCGGTACTTCGATGCCACCGCGTCGCTCTGGTACGCCAACTTCGGGCACGGGCGGCCGGAGATCACCGAGGCCGTCGGCAAGCAGCTGCGGGCGCTCGACTCGTACAACCTGTTCGGCTACAACGCGAACGAGCCGGCGATCGAGCTGGCCGACCGCGTCGCCGAGCTGGCGCCGACCCCCGGCTCGAAGGTGTTCTTCGGATCGGGCGGCGGGGACGTCATCGACACCGCCGTGAAGCTCGCGCGCGCCTACTTCGCGCAGACCGGGCGGCCGGAGAAGGTGCACGTCATCGGCCGGACACAGGGCTACCACGGCACGCACGGGTTCGGCACGGCCGTCGGCGGCATCCCGGCCAACGCGGCCGGCGTCGGCCCGCAGCCGCCGGAGTTCTCGCACGTCCCGTTCGACGACGCCGGCGCGCTCGAGGCCGAGATCCAGCGGGTGGGCGCGTCGCGGGTGGCGGCCTTCTTCTGCGAGCCGGTGATCGGCGCGGGTGGCGTGCTGCTGCCGCCGGAGGGGTACATCGAGGCCGTCGCGGAGATCTGCCGCCGCCACGACGTGCTGTTCGTCGCGGACTGCGTCATCGCCGCGTGGGGCCGGCTCGGCACGTGGTTCGGCATCGACCGGTGGTCGGTGCAACCCGACATGATCACGACGGCGAAGGGCATCACCGGCGGGACCATCCCGCTCGGCGCGCTGGTCGTGGCGCCGCGCGTGGCGGAACCGTTCTTCACCGGCGCGCCCGGCGCCCCGATCTTCCGCCACGGCGCGACGTACGCCGGACACCCCGTCGCCTGCGCGGCCGGCCTCGCCACGCTGGACATCTACGAGCGCGACGGCCTGATCCCGCGCGGCCGCGAACTCGAGAAGCCACTCGCCGACGCCGTGTCGGGGGTCAGCGACCACCCGCTGGTGGCGGAGGTCCGCGCCGGGCTGGGCTTCCTCGCCGCGGTGGAGCTGACGGGCGACGTCATGGACGCCGACCCGGGCGCTCCGGTCAAGCTGCAGCGCGCGTGCCGGGACGAGGGCGTGATCGTGCGCAACCTCGGCCGCGGGATCGCCGTGTCACCGCCGCTGATCGCGGCGGAACCGGAGTTGGACCTACTGGCCACGGCGCTGCCCAAGGCCCTGGACCGCCTGCGCTGA
- a CDS encoding PH domain-containing protein gives MSSTADTETAVVRPAEGTQDAPWHHLDRRMLLIRPVLDLVKSLPVLLGALLFGHGEPWQWIGLAFTAIAVFTGVSHVLTSRYRITESQVEWHTGLLLRKQRAIPRDRIRTVDVTSEPKHRLFSLAATRIGTGRHNHGKGPNKDELVLDAVTVAEAQRLRTLLLHRKAVAAPSSTEAAPAAPTEQLVAAVDKRWLRYAPFTLSGLAVVGAAVGTVYHFAHELHFDPVQFSLVRTVVGHFADTPAWVSVVLAAVGLLLLVSVLSVGGYILSFWNFRLTREPAGTLHIRRGLITTRSVSIEEDRLRGVEVREPLPLRLAGGARCVAIAGGLREGKGADKSGGLLLPPAPVARVHEVVAAVLGEDPAATPLVRHPRRALYRRLTRAVIGVLLLGAALYALAWLAGWPDWPWQVAVVLLPFAALVGWDRYRGLGHALTGRYLVTRSGSLDRGTAVVRCDGMTGVVVERSFFQRRAGLVTVIAPVAAGKGHYKVLDVGETDGLTLADEALPGLLTPFLERR, from the coding sequence ATGAGCAGCACCGCGGACACCGAGACGGCCGTGGTCCGGCCCGCCGAGGGCACGCAGGACGCGCCGTGGCACCACCTCGACCGGCGCATGCTGCTCATCCGGCCGGTGCTGGACCTGGTGAAGTCGCTGCCGGTGCTGCTGGGCGCGCTGCTGTTCGGCCACGGCGAGCCGTGGCAGTGGATCGGCCTGGCCTTCACCGCCATCGCCGTCTTCACCGGCGTCTCGCACGTACTGACGTCGCGCTACCGCATCACCGAGTCGCAGGTCGAGTGGCACACCGGGCTGCTGCTGCGCAAGCAGCGGGCCATCCCGCGCGACCGGATCCGCACGGTCGACGTCACCTCCGAGCCCAAGCACCGGCTGTTCTCGCTGGCCGCGACGCGGATCGGCACCGGGCGGCACAACCACGGCAAGGGGCCGAACAAGGACGAACTGGTGCTCGACGCCGTCACGGTCGCCGAGGCCCAGCGGCTGCGGACGCTGCTGCTGCACCGGAAGGCCGTGGCTGCTCCGTCTTCGACGGAAGCCGCGCCCGCCGCGCCGACGGAGCAGCTCGTCGCCGCCGTCGACAAGCGGTGGCTGCGGTACGCGCCGTTCACGCTGTCCGGGCTGGCGGTGGTGGGTGCGGCCGTCGGCACCGTCTACCACTTCGCGCACGAACTGCACTTCGACCCGGTCCAGTTCTCGCTGGTCCGGACGGTTGTCGGGCACTTCGCCGACACCCCGGCGTGGGTGAGCGTGGTGCTCGCCGCCGTCGGGCTGCTGCTGCTCGTGTCGGTGCTGTCGGTCGGCGGCTACATCCTGTCGTTCTGGAACTTCCGGCTCACCCGCGAGCCCGCCGGCACGCTGCACATCCGGCGCGGCCTGATCACGACGCGCTCGGTGTCGATCGAAGAGGACCGGCTGCGCGGCGTCGAGGTCCGCGAGCCGCTGCCGCTGCGCCTGGCGGGTGGCGCCCGCTGCGTCGCCATCGCGGGCGGCCTGCGCGAGGGCAAGGGCGCGGACAAGAGCGGCGGCCTCCTGCTGCCCCCGGCGCCGGTCGCCCGCGTCCACGAGGTCGTCGCGGCGGTCCTCGGCGAAGACCCCGCGGCGACGCCGCTGGTGCGGCACCCCCGCCGGGCGCTCTACCGCCGGCTGACCCGCGCGGTGATCGGCGTGCTCCTGCTGGGAGCGGCGCTCTACGCCCTGGCGTGGCTCGCCGGCTGGCCGGACTGGCCGTGGCAGGTGGCCGTGGTGCTGCTGCCGTTCGCGGCGTTGGTCGGCTGGGACCGCTACCGCGGCCTGGGCCACGCGCTCACGGGCCGCTACCTGGTGACGCGGTCGGGCTCACTGGACCGCGGCACGGCGGTGGTCCGGTGCGACGGCATGACGGGCGTCGTCGTCGAGCGTTCGTTCTTCCAGCGCCGCGCGGGCTTGGTCACGGTGATCGCCCCGGTGGCCGCGGGCAAGGGCCACTACAAAGTGCTGGACGTCGGCGAGACGGACGGGCTGACACTGGCCGACGAGGCACTTCCGGGGCTGCTGACGCCGTTCCTGGAGCGTCGTTGA